One part of the Arabidopsis thaliana chromosome 1 sequence genome encodes these proteins:
- a CDS encoding F-box and associated interaction domains-containing protein (F-box and associated interaction domains-containing protein; CONTAINS InterPro DOMAIN/s: F-box domain, Skp2-like (InterPro:IPR022364), F-box associated domain, type 1 (InterPro:IPR006527); BEST Arabidopsis thaliana protein match is: F-box and associated interaction domains-containing protein (TAIR:AT3G23260.1); Has 90 Blast hits to 84 proteins in 2 species: Archae - 0; Bacteria - 0; Metazoa - 0; Fungi - 0; Plants - 90; Viruses - 0; Other Eukaryotes - 0 (source: NCBI BLink).): MEWSLPVDLQEEILSRVPAKSLARWKSTPKQWKGPISIEFLHLLRSTLKFPLLNLHLKSKSIYVTSFTAMVFCYAPPSTKDSRFGIHVQGKPSGFLADEQNKVVVCCKWRSDSINTIYFVGENKHVQVDQRRGDLTLGQSCSFLMNYVPSFVQIQQGTLLAPRT; the protein is encoded by the exons ATGGAGTGGAGTCTTCCGGTGGATTTGCAAGAAGAGATACTCTCTAGAGTTCCGGCTAAATCTTTGGCACGATGGAAATCAACACCGAAACAATGGAAGG GACCAATTTCCATCGAGTTCCTCCATCTGCTCAGGTCTACCTTAAAATTCCCTTTACTAAATCTTCATCTCAAGTCGAAGTCGATATACGTGACATCTTTCACTGCGATGGTTTTTTGCTATGCACCACCAAGTACAAAGGACTCGCGGTTTGGAATCCATGTTCAGGGGAAACCAAGTGG TTTCTTGGCCGACGAACAGAATAAAGTTGTAGTGTGTTGCAAGTGGCGCTCGGATTCCATCAATACCATTTACTTCGTGGGAGAAAATAAACACGTACAAGTGGATCAACGTCGTGGAGATCTTACACTCGGACAATCTTGCTCGTTTCTTATGaattatgttccaagtttcGTACAAATCCAACAAGGTACACTTCTTGCACCACGCACATGA
- a CDS encoding alpha/beta-Hydrolases superfamily protein (alpha/beta-Hydrolases superfamily protein; FUNCTIONS IN: phosphatidylcholine-sterol O-acyltransferase activity; INVOLVED IN: lipid metabolic process; LOCATED IN: plasma membrane, vacuole; EXPRESSED IN: 21 plant structures; EXPRESSED DURING: 13 growth stages; CONTAINS InterPro DOMAIN/s: Lecithin:cholesterol acyltransferase (InterPro:IPR003386); Has 1076 Blast hits to 1070 proteins in 248 species: Archae - 0; Bacteria - 41; Metazoa - 667; Fungi - 0; Plants - 226; Viruses - 0; Other Eukaryotes - 142 (source: NCBI BLink).), whose amino-acid sequence MKKISSHYSVVIAILVVVTMTSMCQAVGSNVYPLILVPGNGGNQLEVRLDREYKPSSVWCSSWLYPIHKKSGGWFRLWFDAAVLLSPFTRCFSDRMMLYYDPDLDDYQNAPGVQTRVPHFGSTKSLLYLDPRLRDATSYMEHLVKALEKKCGYVNDQTILGAPYDFRYGLAASGHPSRVASQFLQDLKQLVEKTSSENEGKPVILLSHSLGGLFVLHFLNRTTPSWRRKYIKHFVALAAPWGGTISQMKTFASGNTLGVPLVNPLLVRRHQRTSESNQWLLPSTKVFHDRTKPLVVTPQVNYTAYEMDRFFADIGFSQGVVPYKTRVLPLTEELMTPGVPVTCIYGRGVDTPEVLMYGKGGFDKQPEIKYGDGDGTVNLASLAALKVDSLNTVEIDGVSHTSILKDEIALKEIMKQISIINYELANVNAVNE is encoded by the exons atgaaaaaaatatcttcacATTATTCGGTAGTCATAGCGATACTCGTTGTGGTGACGATGACCTCGATGTGTCAAGCTGTGGGTAGCAACGTGTACCCTTTGATTCTGGTTCCAGGAAACGGAGGTAACCAGCTAGAGGTACGGCTGGACAGAGAATACAAGCCAAGTAGTGTCTGGTGTAGCAGCTGGTTATATCCGATTCATAAGAAGAGTGGTGGATGGTTTAGGCTATGGTTCGATGCAGCAGTGTTATTGTCTCCCTTCACCAGGTGCTTCAGCGATCGAATGATGTTGTACTATGACCCTGATTTGGATGATTACCAAAATGCTCCTGGTGTCCAAACCCGGGTTCCTCATTTCGGTTCGACCAAATCACTTCTATACCTCGACCCTCGTCTCCG AGATGCCACATCTTACATGGAACATTTGGTGAAAGCTCTAGAGAAAAAATGCGGGTATGTTAACGACCAAACCATCCTAGGAGCTCCATATGATTTCAGGTACGGCCTGGCTGCTTCGGGCCACCCGTCCCGTGTAGCCTCACAGTTCCTACAAGACCTCAAACAATTGGTGGAAAAAACTAGCAGCGAGAACGAAGGAAAGCCAGTGATACTCCTCTCCCATAGCCTAGGAGGACTTTTCGTCCTCCATTTCCTCAACCGTACCACCCCTTCATGGCGCCGCAAGTACATCAAACACTTTGTTGCACTCGCTGCGCCATGGGGTGGGACGATCTCTCAGATGAAGACATTTGCTTCTGGCAACACACTCGGTGTCCCTTTAGTTAACCCTTTGCTGGTCAGACGGCATCAGAGGACCTCCGAGAGTAACCAATGGCTACTTCCATCTACCAAAGTGTTTCACGACAGAACTAAACCGCTTGTCGTAACTCCCCAGGTTAACTACACAGCTTACGAGATGGATCGGTTTTTTGCAGACATTGGATTCTCACAAGGAGTTGTGCCTTACAAGACAAGAGTGTTGCCTTTAACAGAGGAGCTGATGACTCCGGGAGTGCCAGTCACTTGCATATATGGGAGAGGAGTTGATACACCGGAGGTTTTGATGTATGGAAAAGGAGGATTCGATAAGCAACCAGAGATTAAGtatggagatggagatgggACGGTTAATTTGGCGAGCTTAGCAGCTTTGAAAGTCGATAGCTTGAACACCGTAGAGATTGATGGAGTTTCGCATACATCTATACTTAAAGACGAGATCGCACTTAAAGAGATTATGAAGCAGAtttcaattattaattatgaatTAGCCAATGTTAATGCCGTCAATGAATGA